The following proteins are co-located in the Streptococcus anginosus genome:
- the trmD gene encoding tRNA (guanosine(37)-N1)-methyltransferase TrmD, translating into MKIDILTLFPEMFAPLEHSIVGKAREKGLLEIHYHNFRENAEKSRHVDDEPYGGGQGMLLRAQPIFDAYDAIEKKQPRVILLDPAGRTFDQAYAEELSQEEELIFICGHYEGYDERIKSLVTDEISLGDYVLTGGELAAMTMIDATVRLIPEVLGKEASHTDDSFSSGLLEYPQYTRPYDFRGMVVPDILMSGHHENIRKWRLYESLKKTYERRPDLLEKYEFTAEETEMLEEIRKEKSDW; encoded by the coding sequence ATGAAGATTGACATTTTAACATTATTTCCGGAGATGTTTGCCCCGCTGGAGCATTCAATAGTTGGCAAGGCGCGTGAAAAAGGATTGTTAGAGATTCACTATCATAACTTTCGGGAAAATGCAGAGAAATCACGACATGTTGATGATGAGCCTTATGGAGGCGGTCAAGGGATGTTGCTCAGAGCGCAACCAATTTTTGATGCTTATGATGCGATTGAGAAAAAACAGCCACGGGTTATTTTGTTAGATCCCGCTGGTCGAACGTTTGATCAAGCCTATGCGGAAGAGCTTTCCCAAGAAGAAGAATTGATTTTTATTTGTGGACATTATGAAGGTTATGATGAGCGGATTAAAAGTTTGGTGACAGACGAAATCTCGCTTGGAGACTATGTTTTGACCGGTGGAGAATTGGCTGCCATGACGATGATCGATGCGACGGTACGGCTGATTCCTGAAGTTCTTGGTAAGGAAGCCAGTCATACTGATGATAGTTTTTCATCAGGGCTTTTAGAATATCCTCAATATACTCGCCCGTATGATTTTCGTGGAATGGTTGTGCCAGATATTTTGATGAGTGGTCATCATGAAAATATCCGAAAATGGCGTCTGTATGAGAGTTTGAAAAAGACTTACGAGCGTCGTCCAGATTTGCTAGAAAAATATGAGTTCACAGCAGAAGAAACTGAAATGCTGGAAGAGATTCGTAAAGAAAAAAGCGATTGGTAA
- a CDS encoding ATP-binding cassette domain-containing protein, which produces MNKIFHYLDKKTKFYTVIGALANGGLALAQPLVVSRALSLNQGELTYFKIVQFALFGFTVYFVLYSLMLFCNHTHNVFRREIQMNMRADLFGKLMTNKDYSEDEKITMLTQDMEYLGDNYLEKYINIICWGFVALLTAIYIITQNLLLGSIFVFFTILRPIPQYLMNKRLKHTGDDMAQGRVEVHNQVSDSIRGAQTLLMNQAILENRQKLWNVNWKYQRAIQKFCFTHNIVFFCNGFMVFLSQVLPLVLGFFFSMNGHRVSVASLVAMYIAAGQLVSPIQTIMYDTVDIQGAKTTADKIYGVLDSKDDKQLAKDDMQELRALHIQNLSKSYGSRQLFTHLNLDIQTGQKVLIKGPSGCGKSTLFRIIIGEEQADEGQITGVTTTNNYTSHFVSSVGIISQHPFLFNDTVRYNLTLGQVFSDEDLWFVLKQVKLDNELTEGLDFVVSNNGDNISGGQRVRIELARFLLRKKDVLLVDEVTAALDEENSKMVRDLLFSLPVMMLEIAHHIEDESRYNQILDLGKY; this is translated from the coding sequence ATGAATAAAATTTTTCACTATCTGGATAAGAAAACGAAATTTTATACTGTCATCGGGGCACTGGCAAATGGAGGATTGGCTCTTGCTCAACCTTTAGTAGTATCTCGAGCTTTGTCCTTAAACCAAGGAGAACTAACCTATTTTAAGATAGTGCAATTTGCTCTTTTTGGTTTTACAGTCTACTTTGTCTTGTATAGCTTGATGCTCTTTTGCAATCACACGCATAACGTATTTCGACGTGAGATTCAGATGAATATGAGAGCAGATTTATTTGGTAAGTTAATGACAAATAAGGATTATAGTGAAGATGAAAAAATCACCATGCTCACACAGGATATGGAGTATTTGGGGGATAATTATTTAGAAAAGTACATTAACATAATTTGCTGGGGATTTGTTGCTTTACTAACAGCAATTTATATTATTACGCAAAATCTGTTACTGGGGAGTATTTTTGTCTTCTTTACTATCTTACGCCCTATTCCTCAATATTTAATGAACAAAAGGCTCAAACATACTGGTGACGATATGGCTCAAGGCAGAGTGGAGGTTCATAATCAGGTATCTGACAGCATCCGAGGAGCGCAGACTCTGCTCATGAATCAAGCGATTCTGGAAAATAGACAAAAATTATGGAATGTGAATTGGAAATATCAACGAGCTATCCAAAAATTTTGCTTCACCCATAATATCGTCTTCTTTTGTAATGGCTTTATGGTATTTCTGAGTCAGGTTTTACCGCTTGTGTTAGGTTTCTTCTTTTCCATGAATGGTCATAGGGTATCTGTCGCTAGTCTTGTCGCCATGTATATCGCAGCTGGTCAGTTGGTGAGTCCTATCCAGACAATCATGTATGATACAGTAGATATACAAGGGGCAAAAACGACTGCGGACAAGATTTATGGAGTATTAGACAGTAAAGATGATAAACAACTGGCGAAAGATGATATGCAAGAACTTCGTGCCCTGCACATCCAAAATTTAAGTAAATCTTATGGTAGCAGACAGCTTTTTACCCATCTGAATTTGGACATCCAAACTGGTCAGAAAGTTTTAATCAAGGGACCGAGTGGCTGTGGGAAATCGACCTTGTTTCGGATAATTATTGGTGAGGAGCAGGCTGATGAAGGTCAGATTACTGGTGTGACAACAACTAATAACTATACATCTCATTTTGTATCTAGTGTTGGTATTATTAGCCAGCATCCATTCCTTTTTAATGACACAGTTCGATATAATTTGACTTTGGGACAAGTCTTTTCTGATGAAGATTTGTGGTTTGTTTTAAAACAAGTCAAGCTCGACAATGAATTAACAGAAGGGTTGGACTTTGTTGTCAGTAACAATGGTGACAATATTTCGGGTGGTCAGAGGGTTCGGATTGAACTGGCAAGATTTCTTCTGCGTAAAAAGGATGTTTTACTAGTAGATGAGGTAACTGCTGCCTTGGACGAGGAAAACAGCAAGATGGTGCGTGATCTACTGTTTTCTCTACCTGTTATGATGCTAGAAATTGCTCACCATATTGAGGATGAAAGTAGATATAATCAAATTTTAGACTTAGGAAAATATTGA
- the rimM gene encoding ribosome maturation factor RimM (Essential for efficient processing of 16S rRNA) → MNYYNVGKIVNTQGLQGEMRVLSVTDFAEERFKKGSMLALFDKKDNFVMNVEISSHRKMKNFDIIKFKGMYHINDIEKYRDFTLKVAEEDLSDLDEGEFYYHEIIGLNVYEQDILIGTIKEILQPGANDVWVVKRKGKRDLLLPYIPPVVLNIDLENSRVDVEIPEGLDDED, encoded by the coding sequence ATGAACTATTATAATGTTGGAAAGATTGTGAATACGCAAGGTTTGCAAGGTGAAATGCGTGTACTATCGGTGACGGATTTTGCAGAGGAACGTTTTAAAAAGGGAAGTATGTTGGCCCTTTTTGATAAGAAAGATAATTTTGTCATGAATGTGGAAATTTCCAGTCATCGTAAGATGAAAAATTTTGATATTATCAAATTCAAAGGAATGTACCATATCAATGACATTGAGAAATATCGTGATTTTACTTTGAAAGTGGCTGAAGAAGATTTATCGGATTTAGATGAGGGCGAATTTTATTATCATGAAATTATTGGCTTGAATGTTTATGAACAGGATATTTTGATTGGAACAATTAAAGAAATTTTGCAGCCGGGTGCCAACGATGTCTGGGTGGTAAAGCGCAAAGGCAAGCGTGATTTACTATTGCCTTATATTCCGCCTGTTGTGTTGAATATTGATCTTGAAAATAGTCGAGTGGATGTGGAAATTCCGGAAGGACTGGATGATGAAGATTGA
- a CDS encoding metal ABC transporter solute-binding protein, Zn/Mn family, with protein MKLKKYLFSIFVVGLTLLLTACGTSPKKQSKGLKIVTSFYPIYAMVKEVSGDLNDVRMIQSSSGIHSFEPSANDVAAIYDADVFVYHSHTLESWAGKLDPNLKKSKVKVLEASEGMKLERVPGLEDVAAGEGVDEKTLYDPHTWLDPEKVAEEAQIIADKLSKIDSKNKETYQKNAKELVDKAKELTKKYQPIFKVAKQKTFVTQHTAFSYLAKRFGLTQLGIAGISPEQEPSPRQLTEIEEFVKQYKVKTIFVESNASSKVAKTLVKSTGVKLKQLNPLEADPQNNHTYLENLEANLAVLAKELKK; from the coding sequence ATGAAATTAAAGAAATATCTATTTTCTATTTTTGTGGTAGGATTGACTTTGTTGTTGACAGCGTGTGGAACAAGTCCAAAAAAACAGAGTAAAGGTCTGAAAATTGTAACAAGTTTTTATCCGATTTATGCTATGGTCAAAGAAGTATCAGGCGATTTAAATGATGTTCGGATGATTCAATCAAGTAGTGGGATTCATTCATTTGAGCCGTCGGCGAATGATGTAGCTGCTATCTACGATGCGGATGTCTTTGTTTACCACTCTCATACCTTGGAGTCGTGGGCAGGGAAATTAGATCCAAATCTAAAAAAATCCAAAGTGAAGGTACTTGAAGCTTCAGAAGGGATGAAGCTGGAGCGTGTGCCGGGATTAGAAGATGTAGCTGCTGGTGAGGGAGTGGATGAAAAGACTCTTTACGACCCACATACATGGTTAGACCCAGAAAAAGTGGCAGAAGAAGCACAGATTATCGCTGATAAACTTTCGAAGATTGATAGTAAAAATAAAGAAACCTATCAAAAAAATGCGAAAGAACTAGTAGATAAGGCAAAAGAGTTGACTAAAAAATATCAACCGATTTTCAAAGTGGCGAAACAAAAAACATTTGTGACGCAGCATACGGCCTTTTCTTACTTGGCAAAGCGATTTGGATTGACCCAATTGGGGATTGCTGGGATTTCACCAGAGCAAGAGCCTAGTCCACGTCAGCTGACGGAAATTGAAGAGTTTGTGAAACAATACAAGGTCAAGACAATTTTTGTGGAAAGCAATGCGTCATCAAAAGTTGCGAAAACTTTGGTCAAATCTACAGGCGTTAAACTAAAACAATTAAACCCTTTGGAAGCTGATCCGCAAAATAATCATACTTATCTTGAAAATCTAGAAGCCAATCTAGCGGTATTGGCAAAAGAATTGAAAAAATGA
- a CDS encoding pneumococcal-type histidine triad protein, whose amino-acid sequence MKKKYLIGSVAVVVLSLCSYELGRHQTVSSKENNRVAYVNGKSKANKGKQAENLSPDEVSAKEGINAEQIVVKITDQGYVTSHGDHYHYYNGKVPYDAIISEELIMRDPNYTLQQSDIINEVKDGYIIKVNGKYYLYLKDPNHTSNVRTKEEIARQRAEYSGKGHKGAKGGAVTTAVKEARAQGRYTTDDGYVFNPTDVIEDTGDGFIVPHGNHFHYIPKKDLSPSELAAAQSYWDNKHKSGGTTSTPSPSPTPSRPSNGGTTLPSIHYQPSTPGTQTHQGNNYHAQPSQPSHQNTPSAHQEIINLLKQLYLMPLNQRHVESDGLIFDPAQITKKSSSGVAVPHGNHYHFIYYSQMSPLEEKISRMIVPGTDYSEAKKLAGQSNQQTNPSKPNQDTGKDQTQPSKPNDGKQTEPSKEPEKPKEEPSETEVTDEQIQTFINKAESLISKVTNASQKANFEEQLAGIKSGFTLGTEEKATVLQKVKDLLSEIVKAVDPETQAGLTKKNAEIVAAFKKVLTPIRQTLESKGDKAQLATVEDLMQQAANPNVDKLALLDKVLKLSSEVQHPDRAGKANSQIAYTADEVALAKAAGRYATSDGYIFDPHDLTEDQGDGYTAPHMNHSHYIPKSDLSKSERQAAEAYMKNKKPQKSEDNQTNPNKETALSIYNRVTPAKKVPVEAMPYNTAYVVDMKNGQLIIPHHDHYHNISLSWFDQGLYKAPDGYSMEDFLATVKYYVTHPEDRPHSDNGFGNSSQHGKKNQSDNGKNYAPNEEPEDKKDDSASKEVDDEKENSKGTEKPTVNAEEEAEKARAASYGLSLQDFRAKMIKIAFKYGLSLEKFTYHPENKTVSYTDTTGAVKSINVLTGELVS is encoded by the coding sequence ATGAAGAAAAAATATCTTATCGGTTCTGTTGCAGTTGTTGTCTTAAGTTTGTGTAGCTATGAGCTAGGGCGTCATCAGACAGTATCTAGCAAGGAAAATAACCGTGTTGCTTATGTAAATGGAAAATCTAAAGCAAACAAGGGCAAGCAAGCAGAGAATTTGTCGCCTGATGAAGTGAGTGCAAAAGAAGGAATCAATGCGGAACAGATTGTTGTCAAAATTACAGACCAAGGTTACGTAACTTCTCACGGTGATCATTATCATTATTATAATGGGAAAGTCCCTTATGATGCCATTATCAGTGAAGAGCTGATTATGCGGGATCCAAACTATACCTTGCAGCAGTCTGATATTATCAATGAAGTGAAAGATGGCTACATTATCAAGGTAAATGGGAAATATTACCTTTACTTGAAAGATCCAAATCATACCAGTAATGTTCGTACAAAAGAAGAAATTGCTCGCCAAAGGGCAGAGTATAGCGGCAAAGGCCATAAGGGAGCGAAAGGTGGTGCTGTAACAACAGCTGTCAAAGAAGCTCGTGCACAAGGTCGTTATACGACGGATGACGGCTATGTTTTCAATCCGACAGATGTGATAGAAGATACTGGAGATGGCTTCATCGTACCGCATGGTAATCATTTCCATTATATTCCAAAGAAAGATTTGTCTCCTAGTGAGTTAGCTGCTGCTCAGAGCTATTGGGACAACAAACACAAATCTGGCGGTACGACATCAACTCCGAGTCCAAGTCCAACGCCATCAAGACCATCAAATGGCGGAACTACACTACCTTCTATCCATTACCAACCATCAACGCCGGGAACACAGACCCATCAGGGCAATAATTATCATGCGCAGCCATCACAACCAAGTCATCAGAATACTCCATCTGCTCATCAAGAAATCATCAATCTGTTAAAACAACTGTACTTGATGCCGTTAAACCAACGTCATGTGGAATCTGATGGTTTGATATTTGACCCGGCACAGATTACTAAAAAATCTTCTAGTGGGGTGGCAGTGCCACATGGTAATCATTATCATTTCATTTACTATAGTCAAATGTCGCCACTAGAAGAAAAAATTTCGCGGATGATTGTTCCTGGTACGGACTATTCAGAAGCGAAAAAGCTAGCTGGTCAAAGTAATCAACAGACAAACCCAAGTAAACCGAACCAAGATACGGGCAAGGATCAAACACAGCCAAGCAAACCTAATGATGGCAAGCAAACTGAGCCAAGCAAAGAGCCTGAAAAGCCAAAAGAAGAACCATCTGAGACAGAAGTGACAGATGAACAGATTCAAACCTTTATCAATAAGGCTGAAAGTTTGATAAGTAAGGTGACAAATGCTAGTCAAAAGGCAAACTTTGAAGAGCAACTCGCTGGTATCAAATCTGGCTTCACTCTTGGAACAGAAGAAAAAGCAACAGTGCTTCAAAAAGTGAAAGATTTGTTGTCTGAAATCGTCAAGGCGGTTGATCCGGAAACACAAGCGGGACTGACAAAGAAAAATGCTGAAATCGTTGCTGCTTTCAAGAAAGTCTTAACACCAATTCGTCAAACGCTTGAAAGCAAAGGGGATAAAGCACAACTGGCAACGGTTGAAGACCTCATGCAACAGGCTGCCAATCCGAATGTGGATAAGCTTGCCTTATTGGATAAGGTTTTGAAATTGTCAAGTGAGGTACAGCACCCTGACCGCGCAGGCAAAGCAAATTCGCAAATTGCTTATACGGCTGATGAAGTAGCATTAGCTAAAGCTGCAGGTCGTTATGCAACATCGGACGGTTATATCTTTGATCCACATGATTTGACGGAAGACCAAGGCGATGGCTATACAGCTCCGCACATGAATCACAGTCATTATATTCCTAAGAGCGATTTGTCCAAGTCAGAAAGACAGGCGGCAGAAGCTTATATGAAGAATAAAAAGCCTCAAAAATCTGAAGATAACCAAACGAATCCAAATAAGGAAACAGCTTTGTCTATTTACAATCGTGTAACCCCAGCTAAAAAGGTGCCAGTTGAAGCGATGCCTTATAACACAGCCTATGTTGTAGACATGAAAAACGGTCAGCTCATCATTCCGCATCATGACCATTATCATAATATCTCTCTTTCTTGGTTTGATCAAGGACTTTACAAAGCACCTGACGGCTACAGCATGGAAGATTTCCTTGCGACCGTGAAATATTACGTCACTCATCCAGAAGACCGTCCGCATTCTGACAATGGTTTTGGTAATTCTAGTCAGCATGGTAAGAAAAATCAATCAGATAACGGAAAGAACTATGCACCAAATGAAGAGCCAGAAGATAAGAAAGACGACTCTGCAAGTAAAGAGGTAGATGATGA